In Halobaculum magnesiiphilum, the following proteins share a genomic window:
- a CDS encoding lipopolysaccharide biosynthesis protein — protein sequence MGSDGGSVAGDDPAEPDGDSAERGGGSTVRDGGSTVRDGGSTAPDGDGELDPAEARLSDALERVAHGAVVSTPSILAQRGLTLAFTALLTNTFAAGPYGLFALARRLSRFLRRLALGFGGGLSRFLPTVDDPAERDALATFAAALVVGVSVVFGAGLFLGAPAIAAFTGKGPPFPLYLRAFGAGLPLTVSLFVVARVLRATEEVTALNAFQRAAFPLVQLAVGVAGAVVVSDLAGVAVGLPVAMGALGLVGAGWLARSRGFRPRVRVPDAAAIRRRYVGYTTPLFLSGFATTTQRLGFYPLIAVFLSGTAGGVFAVGVLVGSLVRLPLMAINQFIPPVAAALNDDDHSMALSRLYHVTSRLVLVGVVGLSVPTVVHREAVMALFGPTFVRYAPLLPGFVFAQVLACAAGSVGILLRMTDHQRALLVVNTAITLFLAVTAIPLTVEFGLPGVVASYLLMLGVNNGLEVAVLYRVEGLQPFTHAHGKPLLAAVPFAAVALAARGLLPRGPAAVAGTLLGLATYAAVLRVLGFSPVERRLLATLVGRYRRALAALRSRVGPTRR from the coding sequence ATGGGATCGGACGGAGGGTCGGTCGCCGGCGACGATCCGGCTGAACCGGACGGTGACTCGGCCGAACGGGGCGGCGGTTCGACCGTACGGGACGGCGGTTCGACCGTACGGGACGGCGGTTCGACCGCTCCGGACGGCGACGGCGAGCTCGACCCGGCGGAGGCGCGGCTCTCGGACGCGCTCGAACGGGTTGCCCACGGCGCGGTCGTCTCCACACCGAGCATCCTCGCCCAGCGCGGGCTGACGCTGGCGTTCACCGCGCTGTTGACGAACACGTTCGCCGCCGGGCCGTACGGGCTGTTCGCGCTCGCGCGGCGGCTCTCGCGGTTCCTCCGCCGGCTCGCGCTCGGCTTCGGCGGCGGGCTCAGCCGCTTTCTCCCGACCGTCGACGACCCGGCCGAGCGGGACGCGCTCGCGACGTTCGCGGCCGCGCTGGTCGTCGGCGTCTCGGTCGTCTTCGGCGCGGGGCTGTTCCTGGGCGCTCCCGCCATCGCCGCGTTCACCGGGAAGGGGCCGCCGTTCCCGCTGTACCTCCGGGCGTTCGGCGCGGGGCTGCCGCTCACCGTCTCGCTGTTCGTCGTCGCGCGGGTGCTGCGCGCCACCGAGGAGGTGACCGCGCTGAACGCGTTCCAGCGCGCCGCGTTCCCGCTGGTCCAGTTGGCCGTCGGCGTCGCCGGCGCGGTCGTCGTGAGCGACCTCGCAGGCGTCGCCGTGGGGCTGCCCGTGGCGATGGGCGCGCTCGGGCTCGTCGGGGCGGGGTGGCTCGCGCGCTCGCGGGGGTTCCGGCCGCGCGTCCGTGTGCCCGACGCCGCGGCGATCCGGCGCCGATACGTCGGGTATACGACGCCGCTGTTCCTGAGCGGCTTCGCGACGACGACCCAGCGCCTGGGCTTCTACCCGCTGATCGCCGTGTTCCTGTCGGGCACCGCCGGCGGCGTGTTCGCCGTCGGCGTCCTCGTCGGGAGCCTCGTCCGGCTCCCCCTGATGGCGATCAACCAGTTCATCCCGCCCGTCGCCGCGGCGCTCAACGACGACGACCACTCGATGGCGCTCTCGCGGCTGTATCACGTCACCAGCCGGCTCGTGCTCGTCGGCGTCGTCGGGCTGTCGGTGCCGACGGTCGTGCACCGCGAGGCGGTGATGGCGCTGTTCGGCCCGACGTTCGTACGGTACGCGCCGCTGCTTCCCGGCTTCGTGTTCGCGCAGGTGCTGGCGTGTGCGGCCGGCAGCGTCGGCATCCTCCTGCGGATGACTGACCACCAGCGGGCGTTGCTGGTGGTCAACACCGCGATCACGCTGTTCCTCGCGGTCACGGCGATCCCGCTCACCGTCGAGTTCGGGTTGCCGGGGGTGGTCGCCAGCTACCTCCTCATGCTCGGCGTCAACAACGGGCTGGAGGTGGCGGTGCTGTACCGCGTCGAGGGGCTCCAGCCGTTCACCCACGCGCACGGCAAGCCCCTCCTGGCGGCGGTCCCGTTCGCGGCCGTCGCGCTCGCGGCGAGGGGGCTGCTCCCTCGCGGTCCCGCGGCGGTCGCCGGCACGCTCCTCGGGCTCGCGACGTACGCCGCCGTCTTGCGCGTCCTCGGGTTCTCGCCGGTCGAGCGCCGGCTGCTCGCGACGCTGGTCGGGCGCTACCGGCGTGCGCTGGCGGCGCTTCGAAGCCGCGTCGGCCCCACCCGGCGGTAG
- a CDS encoding SDR family oxidoreductase, which produces MPAGPARADPPFDAPDLSGSTAFVTGTTRGIGKRIALTLAEHGCNVVSTGKTAEPGGELPGTIHKTAEQCEERGVDAHAIQLDVRDPEAVEAAVEEAIDEFGEIDIVINNASAIQLANVADLPANRFDLLTDVNVRGTYLVSRAFLPHLREQEGGWILTNAPPVTMDRAPGKAAYAWSKLGMSFITLSLAEELAADDIGCNTFWPVTAVDTRATRYFGLGTEDDWRTPHVLADAVLSILARDPAKYTGHSAYDEDLLRAAGASDADLSAYNLTEGDPAPTSARMFAPEYTRK; this is translated from the coding sequence ATGCCCGCCGGACCCGCCCGCGCCGACCCGCCCTTCGACGCGCCCGACCTCTCGGGGTCGACGGCGTTCGTCACCGGGACGACCCGCGGCATCGGCAAGCGGATCGCGCTCACGCTGGCCGAACACGGCTGCAACGTCGTCTCGACGGGCAAGACCGCCGAACCCGGCGGCGAGCTGCCGGGGACGATCCACAAGACGGCCGAGCAGTGCGAGGAGCGCGGCGTCGACGCCCACGCGATCCAGTTGGACGTGCGCGACCCCGAGGCCGTCGAGGCGGCCGTCGAGGAGGCGATCGACGAGTTCGGCGAGATCGACATCGTGATCAACAACGCCAGCGCGATCCAGCTGGCGAACGTCGCGGACCTCCCCGCCAATCGCTTCGACCTGCTCACTGACGTGAACGTCCGCGGCACCTACCTCGTCTCGCGGGCGTTCCTCCCGCACCTCCGCGAGCAGGAGGGCGGGTGGATCCTCACGAACGCGCCCCCGGTGACGATGGACCGCGCGCCCGGCAAGGCCGCCTACGCGTGGTCGAAGCTCGGGATGTCGTTCATCACCCTCTCGCTGGCTGAGGAGCTGGCGGCCGACGACATCGGCTGCAACACGTTCTGGCCGGTGACCGCCGTCGACACCCGGGCGACGCGCTACTTCGGGCTCGGCACCGAGGACGACTGGCGAACCCCGCACGTGCTCGCCGACGCCGTGCTCTCGATCCTCGCGCGCGACCCGGCCAAGTACACCGGCCACTCGGCGTACGACGAGGACCTGTTGCGTGCGGCGGGCGCGAGCGACGCCGACCTCTCGGCGTACAACCTCACCGAGGGGGATCCGGCGCCAACGTCCGCGCGGATGTTCGCCCCGGAGTACACCCGCAAGTGA
- the kynU gene encoding kynureninase, with amino-acid sequence MTDTDAGPAPSLADARERDAADPLRAYRDHFSVPEDERYMDGNSLGLAPDTALATLDRVVDEWKRLAIRGWEAADPDWFHYGEHLGDLLAPLVGARESEVVVANSTTVNIHTLIGTFLDTLPGTPAGPDPTADPPAVLVNDLDFPTDHYAVRAQFRQRGIDPDEGLVGVESRDGRTIDEADIEAALRERDDIGIVFMPSVLYRSGQLLDIDRISAAAHEHGALAGFDCAHSLGVVDHDLRNAGAGGVDDGTADGAALGTGADFAVWCSYKYLNAGPGATAGLYVHERHHGTTPALAGWWGNDKSTQFEMRHTYDQADTAGAWQIGTVPMLSSAPIEGATELIREAGIDAVREKSLALTDLLIDLVEDRLGDDFSVGTPREHTRRGGHVAIEHPEGYRLSEALRDRGVIVDFRPPNVVRVCPAPLYTRYEDVWRVVETIEAIVESDAHREYEPRDGGVT; translated from the coding sequence ATGACCGACACGGACGCCGGCCCCGCCCCCTCGCTCGCGGACGCCCGCGAGCGCGACGCCGCCGACCCCCTCCGCGCGTACCGCGACCACTTCTCGGTCCCCGAGGACGAGCGCTACATGGACGGCAACTCGCTGGGGCTCGCGCCCGACACCGCGCTGGCGACGCTGGACCGCGTCGTCGACGAGTGGAAGCGGCTGGCGATCCGCGGGTGGGAGGCCGCCGACCCGGACTGGTTCCACTACGGCGAGCACCTCGGCGACCTGCTCGCGCCGCTGGTCGGCGCCCGCGAGTCCGAGGTCGTCGTCGCCAACTCGACCACCGTCAACATCCACACCCTGATCGGGACGTTCCTCGACACGCTCCCCGGCACGCCCGCCGGGCCGGATCCCACCGCCGACCCGCCGGCGGTGCTCGTCAACGACCTCGACTTCCCGACGGACCACTACGCCGTCCGCGCGCAGTTCCGCCAGCGGGGGATCGATCCCGACGAGGGGCTCGTGGGCGTCGAGTCGCGCGACGGCCGCACGATCGACGAGGCGGACATCGAGGCTGCTCTCCGCGAGCGCGACGATATCGGGATCGTGTTCATGCCCTCCGTCCTCTACCGCTCGGGCCAACTGCTCGATATCGACCGGATCTCCGCGGCGGCCCACGAGCACGGCGCGCTCGCGGGCTTCGACTGCGCTCACTCGCTCGGCGTCGTCGACCACGACCTTCGGAACGCGGGCGCCGGCGGCGTCGACGACGGGACGGCCGACGGCGCCGCGCTCGGGACGGGCGCCGACTTCGCGGTGTGGTGCTCGTACAAGTACCTCAACGCCGGCCCCGGGGCGACCGCGGGGCTGTACGTCCACGAGCGCCACCACGGCACCACGCCCGCGCTCGCCGGCTGGTGGGGCAACGACAAGTCGACGCAGTTCGAGATGCGCCACACCTACGACCAGGCCGACACGGCGGGCGCGTGGCAGATCGGAACCGTCCCGATGCTGTCGTCGGCGCCGATCGAGGGCGCGACGGAACTGATCCGCGAGGCCGGCATCGACGCGGTGCGCGAGAAGTCGCTCGCGCTCACGGACCTCCTGATCGACCTGGTCGAGGACCGCCTCGGCGACGACTTCTCGGTAGGGACGCCCCGCGAGCACACTCGCCGGGGCGGTCACGTCGCGATCGAACATCCCGAGGGCTACCGCCTGAGCGAGGCGCTGCGCGACCGCGGGGTGATCGTCGACTTCCGCCCGCCGAACGTCGTCCGCGTCTGCCCCGCGCCGCTGTACACCCGATACGAGGACGTCTGGCGCGTGGTCGAAACGATCGAAGCGATCGTCGAGTCGGATGCCCACCGCGAGTACGAGCCCCGCGATGGCGGCGTCACCTGA
- a CDS encoding alpha/beta hydrolase, producing the protein MTDSADGDARPERLADLDPELREVVAEIEALGVPPWHALSVESARRIEDELFGGDGADGADDGGADPDPDRGSADRVASTLDLAIDGPAGDRLPLRVYRPEGRPAPTLVFFHGGGWCLGTLDSADDLARRLCRRVGAVVVSVDYRLAPEHPFPAAVDDAIRALRWTRDHAAGFGGNGVVGVAGSSAGGNLAAAAALATPDGETPAVQTLLYPITDRDFATDSYEANADGPLLTRADMRRFWREYLRSDVDAANPYAAPLRAPEADLAATAPAVVVTGERDPLREDGAAYVARLSNAGVDVDHLDYEGMCHGFLSFADRVAAADAAFDDLAAATRERLTAAADGE; encoded by the coding sequence ATGACCGACTCCGCCGACGGGGACGCACGCCCCGAGCGACTCGCCGACCTCGACCCGGAACTCCGCGAGGTCGTCGCCGAGATCGAGGCGCTGGGCGTCCCGCCGTGGCACGCCCTCTCCGTCGAGAGCGCCCGACGCATCGAGGACGAGCTGTTCGGCGGCGACGGCGCCGACGGCGCCGACGATGGGGGCGCCGACCCGGACCCCGACCGCGGCTCCGCCGACCGGGTCGCCTCGACGCTCGATCTGGCGATCGACGGGCCCGCCGGCGATCGCCTCCCACTGCGCGTGTACCGCCCCGAGGGACGGCCCGCACCGACGCTCGTCTTCTTCCACGGCGGCGGCTGGTGTCTCGGCACGCTCGACTCCGCGGACGACCTCGCGCGCCGGCTGTGTCGCCGCGTCGGCGCCGTCGTCGTCTCGGTGGACTACCGCCTGGCGCCCGAGCATCCCTTCCCCGCCGCCGTCGACGACGCGATCCGCGCGCTCCGGTGGACCCGCGACCACGCTGCCGGGTTCGGCGGGAACGGCGTCGTCGGCGTCGCCGGATCCTCCGCGGGCGGCAACCTCGCGGCCGCGGCCGCGCTGGCGACTCCCGACGGCGAGACCCCCGCAGTCCAGACGCTGTTGTACCCGATCACGGACCGCGACTTCGCCACCGACTCCTACGAGGCGAACGCCGACGGCCCGCTGTTGACGCGCGCGGACATGCGGCGGTTCTGGCGGGAGTACCTCCGGTCGGACGTGGACGCCGCCAACCCGTACGCTGCGCCGCTGCGGGCCCCGGAGGCGGATCTCGCGGCGACCGCCCCCGCGGTCGTCGTCACCGGCGAGCGCGACCCCCTGCGCGAGGACGGCGCCGCCTACGTCGCCCGGCTCTCGAACGCCGGCGTCGACGTGGATCATCTGGACTACGAGGGGATGTGTCACGGCTTCCTGTCGTTCGCCGACCGGGTCGCCGCCGCCGACGCGGCGTTCGACGACCTCGCGGCGGCGACGCGCGAGCGGCTGACGGCCGCCGCCGACGGGGAGTGA
- a CDS encoding AIR synthase-related protein, whose translation MTDDRAPRRGKVDRDAFESVVRPNLGAAREDVRLGPTHGVDFGVVDVADRAVVTATDPISLLPDLGYERAGRFALSFALGDVAVSGVAPTHFCPSFALPSDVSDDEFAAFWAAVAAECEALGVAIPTGHTARYPGASLPWVGAATVLGVGDHDDVIRPDGARPGDRLLVTKGPGIETAGLFASLYPDALADRGLDEATIDDAAALLDETSVVRDALAAAEAGRSGEGSSADASVTAMHDATEGGLRGALCEVSEAGRVRIDVDSAPVPTNAAAVATCEALDLDPWSCTTSGTLLLAVDPAAVDRVVDAVESRSTPVGVVGDVREGSGVFVDGERVEPPAEDASWAAYERLSGTD comes from the coding sequence ATGACCGACGACCGTGCGCCCCGACGGGGGAAGGTCGACCGCGACGCCTTCGAGTCGGTGGTGCGGCCCAACCTCGGCGCCGCCCGCGAGGACGTGCGCCTCGGGCCGACCCACGGCGTCGACTTCGGCGTCGTCGACGTGGCCGACCGCGCGGTCGTGACCGCGACCGACCCCATCTCGCTGCTGCCGGATCTGGGCTACGAGCGCGCCGGTCGCTTCGCGCTCTCGTTCGCCCTCGGCGACGTGGCCGTCTCCGGGGTCGCGCCCACCCACTTTTGCCCCTCCTTCGCGCTCCCGAGCGACGTGTCGGACGACGAGTTCGCCGCGTTCTGGGCCGCCGTCGCCGCCGAGTGCGAGGCGCTGGGCGTCGCCATCCCGACGGGCCACACCGCCCGCTACCCCGGCGCGTCGCTCCCGTGGGTCGGCGCCGCGACGGTGCTCGGCGTCGGCGACCACGACGACGTGATCCGCCCGGACGGCGCCCGCCCGGGCGACCGCCTGCTCGTGACGAAGGGCCCGGGCATCGAGACGGCGGGGCTGTTCGCCTCGCTGTACCCCGACGCGCTCGCCGACCGGGGGCTCGACGAGGCGACGATCGACGACGCGGCCGCACTGCTCGACGAGACGAGTGTCGTCCGCGACGCGCTCGCGGCCGCTGAGGCCGGACGGAGCGGCGAGGGATCGTCGGCGGACGCCAGCGTCACCGCGATGCACGACGCGACGGAGGGCGGCCTCCGCGGCGCGCTGTGTGAGGTGTCCGAGGCCGGCCGCGTCCGGATCGACGTGGACTCGGCGCCGGTGCCGACGAACGCTGCCGCGGTGGCGACCTGTGAGGCGCTCGATCTCGACCCGTGGTCGTGTACCACCTCGGGGACGCTCCTGCTCGCCGTCGACCCCGCGGCCGTCGACCGCGTCGTCGACGCGGTGGAATCGCGATCCACGCCCGTCGGCGTCGTCGGCGACGTGCGCGAGGGCTCCGGCGTGTTCGTCGACGGCGAGCGCGTCGAGCCGCCCGCGGAGGACGCGTCTTGGGCGGCCTACGAGCGGCTCTCGGGGACGGACTGA
- a CDS encoding CRTAC1 family protein, with the protein MFADRSDAIADDTPHRGYGVAVTPGVSGPCALVTGYGPGNRLLTWRDGALRDVATPAVADEGRHAIGAVAADLDADGAEEIYVHNTESYEGETRDTDLLLDPVDVLPDHDDVRWRDLFGLAVNADRGNFRAGRSVAALDRYGTGRYGVFVACYGAPSRFYELGDDGELSDMCEAVGLELDAGARSLYAGPIVSDRMDLFVGVERGPNRLFRNASGHFEEVAGDVGLSAPRTNTRGVTMADGDLAVGGWETPSRLFVPNSSPAGPAHADGGASRRTFTDAAPPAFAAPTRTRTLVAADFDNDGREELFCNALGATNRLFRKGRAGWTAVDPGDATEPRGLGTGAAVADFDGDGALELLVVHGELAAQPLSLYAVDGAAENDWIRVRPTTQYGAPARGAAVTVETASWTRTKVVCAGSGYLCQMEPVAHFGLGEETPERVTVRWPDGREATMESPAARTEHEVDHPMAPRF; encoded by the coding sequence GTGTTCGCGGACCGGTCCGACGCCATCGCCGACGACACGCCCCACCGCGGCTACGGGGTCGCCGTCACGCCGGGCGTGAGCGGGCCGTGCGCGCTCGTGACCGGCTACGGGCCGGGGAACCGTCTGCTCACGTGGCGCGACGGCGCGCTCCGCGACGTGGCCACCCCCGCCGTCGCCGACGAGGGACGACACGCGATCGGCGCCGTCGCCGCCGACCTCGACGCCGACGGCGCCGAGGAGATCTACGTCCACAACACCGAGTCGTACGAGGGGGAAACCCGGGACACCGACCTCCTGCTCGACCCCGTCGACGTCCTCCCGGACCACGACGACGTGCGCTGGCGCGACCTGTTCGGCCTCGCGGTCAACGCCGACCGCGGCAACTTCCGGGCCGGCCGCTCGGTCGCCGCGCTCGACCGCTACGGCACCGGCCGCTACGGCGTCTTCGTCGCCTGCTACGGCGCCCCTTCACGCTTCTACGAGTTGGGCGACGACGGCGAACTCTCGGACATGTGCGAGGCGGTCGGCCTCGAGCTGGACGCCGGCGCGCGATCGCTGTACGCCGGCCCGATCGTGAGCGACCGGATGGACCTCTTCGTCGGCGTCGAGCGCGGCCCGAACCGGCTGTTCAGAAACGCTTCGGGCCACTTCGAGGAGGTCGCCGGCGACGTGGGGCTCTCGGCGCCGCGGACCAACACCCGCGGGGTCACGATGGCCGACGGCGACCTCGCGGTCGGCGGCTGGGAGACCCCGAGCCGGCTGTTCGTTCCGAACTCGTCGCCAGCGGGCCCCGCCCACGCGGACGGCGGTGCCTCCCGCAGGACGTTCACCGACGCCGCGCCGCCCGCGTTCGCGGCGCCGACCCGCACGCGGACGCTCGTCGCCGCCGACTTCGACAACGACGGCCGCGAGGAGCTGTTCTGCAACGCGCTGGGCGCCACGAACCGCCTGTTCCGGAAGGGTCGCGCGGGCTGGACCGCGGTCGACCCCGGCGACGCAACGGAGCCGCGCGGCCTCGGCACCGGCGCCGCCGTGGCGGACTTCGACGGCGACGGCGCGCTCGAACTGCTCGTCGTCCACGGCGAACTCGCCGCCCAGCCGCTCTCGCTGTACGCCGTCGACGGCGCCGCCGAGAACGACTGGATCCGCGTCCGCCCGACGACGCAGTACGGGGCGCCCGCCCGTGGCGCCGCCGTCACCGTCGAGACGGCCTCGTGGACGCGGACGAAGGTCGTCTGTGCCGGCTCGGGCTATCTCTGTCAGATGGAGCCGGTCGCGCACTTCGGTCTGGGCGAGGAGACGCCCGAGCGCGTCACCGTCCGCTGGCCCGACGGCCGCGAGGCGACGATGGAGTCGCCCGCCGCCCGGACGGAACACGAGGTCGATCACCCGATGGCCCCGCGGTTCTGA